A region of Salmo salar chromosome ssa17, Ssal_v3.1, whole genome shotgun sequence DNA encodes the following proteins:
- the LOC106575882 gene encoding gastrula zinc finger protein XlCGF26.1 isoform X3, translating to MSVSHLLIQVKSEVASIVRTNPACLSPSTLSRNLQSLGPDCDSGAQFALQDPEMASVKLEDCSQTLELNVNIKDEEEKIGKSVYHGRLRSSLRPVTSTVRTIPACLSPSTLSPNLQSLGPDCDSGAQFALQDPEIASVKLEDCSQTLELNVNIKDEEEEEEIGKSLSHGDHVETFSTSREQQQEDHRAKRSHHCPHCEEIFPFLSKLKIHLKIHTGENPYSCTDCGKRFTTSQSLTVHQRVHTGEKPYSCSECGKRFSQQIHLQIHQHVHTGVKPYSCSECGKRFSQQFHLQIHQHVHTGVKPYSCSDCGKTFSRLDSLKTHERIHTGNNPYSCTDCGKTFSRLDTFKIHERIHTGENPYSCTDCGKSFTTSGTLTIHQRVHTGEKPFSCSGCEKRFSQHIHLQKHKRLHTGEKPYCCSDCGKSFSQQNHFKSHQRIHTGEKPYSCSECGKSFIRLEILKCHQRIHTGEKPYCCSDCGKSFSQLGNLKTHQLIHKGEKPYSCSDCGKCFTTSTDVKVHKRAHTGEKPYYCSDCGKSFARLYTLKTHQCIHKGEKPHQFSQTN from the exons ATGTCCGTTTCACATTTATTAATACAG gTCAAGTCTGAGGTGGCATCAATagtgaggacaaacccagcctgcctctctccttccacactgagtagAAACCTtcagtcactgggtcctgattgtgacagtggagcccagtttgcactgcaggacccagagatggcatcagtgaagctggaagactgcagtcaaacactggagctgaatgtcaacattaaagatgaagaggAGAAGATTGGGAAATCTGTTTATCATG GCCGACTCAGGTCAAGTCTGAGGccggtaacatcaacagtgaggacaatcccagcctgcctctctccttccacactgagtcccaacctacagtcactgggtcctgattgtgacagtggagcccagtttgcactgcaggatccagagattgcatcagtgaagctggaagactgcagtcaaacactggagctgaatgtcaacattaaagatgaagaagaggaggaggagattgggAAATCTCTTTCTCATG gagaccatgttgagactttctctacatccagagagcaacagcaggaagatcacagagctaagaggtctcaccactgcccacattgtgaggagattttcccatttctatcaaagctaaaaatacatctaaaaatacacacaggagagaatccgTATTCCTgcactgactgtgggaagagattcacaacATCACAATctctgacagttcatcagagagtgcacactggagagaagccctaCTCCTGCTCTGAGTGTGGGAAGAGGTTCTCTCAACAGATCCACTTACAAATACACCAACATGTACATACAGgagtgaagccttactcctgctctgagtGTGGGAAGAGGTTCTCTCAACAGTTCCACTTACAAATACACCAACATGTACATACAGgagtgaagccttactcctgctctgactgtgggaagacttTCTCCCGATTGGATTccttaaaaacacatgaacgtatacatactGGAAATAATCCATATTCCTGTACTGACTGTGGGAAGACTTTCTCCCGATTGGATACCTTTAAAAtacatgaacgtatacatacaggagagaatcCATATTCTTGTACTGACTGCGGGAAGAGCTTCACAACGTCAGGGACTCTGACAATTCATCAGAgagtacacactggagagaagcctttttCCTGCTCTGGctgtgagaagaggttctctcAACATATCCACTTACAAAAACACAAACgcctacatacaggagagaagccttactgctgctctgactgtgggaagagtttctctcaaCAGAACCACTTCAAATCTCACCAGcgaatacatacaggagagaagccttactcctgctctgaatgtgggaagagtttcatcAGATTGGAAATATTAAAATGCCACCAGcgaatacatacaggagagaagccttactgctgctctgactgtgggaagagtttctcacAACTGGGCAACTTAAAAACACACCAACTtatacataaaggagagaagccttactcctgttctgactgtgggaagtgcttcacaacatcaactgatGTAAAAGTTCATAAAAGAGcacacacgggagagaagccttactactgctctgactgtgggaagagttttgccaGATTGTATACCTTAAAAACACATCAATgtatacataaaggagagaagcctCATCAGTTCTCTCAGACCAATTAA